The Palaemon carinicauda isolate YSFRI2023 chromosome 43, ASM3689809v2, whole genome shotgun sequence genome window below encodes:
- the LOC137633396 gene encoding uncharacterized protein, with amino-acid sequence MGMMKTMMGEGAVGGVSSASGNGLVVEEKDKVGDNGKGSDSDSSNSDGEIEDKGIRHSKDEQKCNRKNKKGKSDVKKEKKKCQDDSKDDREWVKVVSKKKGKKGMVKDRNLSVEVDSLYSNEEEGNKGVDSDDSSENERDVCKNVFMREVPRCERFNEHSSRDVYDFFKEYERYCQDKYGDSKRVWARELGEYLTGYLLTMYGVIMSVGDVDYESVKKRIIEQVRRMKGSVKYKRKNDFDEARMNAGEAISMYVCRLETLARKKYGDEGINENKELMRKFLATVPENVCEFINLKRKEKMRWTQERLTWDDILEIVEDYELDRCMKESKSVSVRTGMEESVIEFGSYKDAILRGPMRVADNVVDRSVRASNVGIPVRANEGFRQGNWRNGDRSVSAHRGMSDSRVRNEKCYRCGKEGHKKNECRWALGACFGCGEVGHRISECKKEKGVKCYRCGMTGHIASGCRSNRTNVICGNCGKDGHYARMCKEPRGKCTECGADGHVARVCRKKGVSQPGCSGN; translated from the coding sequence atggggatgatgaaaactatgatgggtgaaggtgcagtcggaggagtgtcctcagcttcgggtaatgggttggtagtggaagagaaggataaggtaggtgataatgggaaaggaagtgatagtgatagtagtaatagtgatggtgagattgaagataagggaattaggcatagtaaggatgaacaaaaatgtaataggaagaataagaaaggtaaaagtgatgtaaagaaagagaagaaaaagtgtcaggatgatagcaaggatgatcgtgaatgggtgaaagtggtaagtaagaaaaagggtaagaagggaatggttaaggataggaatttaagtgtggaagtggattcattatattcaaatgaggaagaaggtaacaagggagtagacagtgatgatagcagtgagaatgaacgtgatgtgtgtaagaatgtgtttatgagagaggtacctcggtgtgaaaggttcaatgagcatagcagtagggatgtatatgattttttcaaggagtatgagaggtattgtcaggataagtatggtgatagtaaaagagtttgggctagggagttaggagaatatttgactgggtatttgttgacgatgtatggagtgataatgagtgtaggggacgttgattatgaaagtgtgaaaaagagaataattgagcaggtaagacgtatgaaagggagtgttaagtataagcgtaagaatgattttgatgaagcacggatgaatgcaggagaagcgatatcaatgtacgtatgtaggttggaaactttagctaggaagaagtatggggatgaaggtataaatgagaataaggagttaatgaggaagtttttggcaacagtacctgagaatgtgtgtgaatttattaatttgaaacgcaaagagaaaatgaggtggacgcaagagagattgacatgggatgatatactagagatagttgaggattatgagttagataggtgcatgaaagaaagtaaatctgtgagtgtaagaactggaatggaagaaagtgtaatagaatttggtagttataaggatgcaattttgagaggaccaatgagggtagctgataatgtagtagataggagtgttagggcgagtaatgtgggaatacctgtaagggcaaatgaaggatttaggcagggtaattggcgcaatggggataggagtgtgagtgcacatcgaggtatgtcagatagtcgtgtccgtaatgaaaagtgttataggtgtggaaaggaaggtcataagaagaatgaatgtagatgggctctaggggcttgttttggatgtggtgaggtagggcatagaattagtgagtgcaagaaagagaaaggggtaaaatgttatcggtgtggtatgacagggcacatagcgagtggatgtcggagtaatcgtacaaatgtgatttgcggtaattgtggtaaggatggtcattatgctagaatgtgcaaggagccacggggtaagtgtactgaatgtggtgcagatgggcatgtagctagagtatgtaggaagaagggagtaagtcagccaggatgttcgggaaactag